From a region of the Cololabis saira isolate AMF1-May2022 chromosome 8, fColSai1.1, whole genome shotgun sequence genome:
- the LOC133448499 gene encoding tripartite motif-containing protein 16-like: MAEARIPVSINHLSCQICSKLLRDPVTIPCGHNFCRHCISDCWDRGERKCICPQCRREFTPRPHLIMNSTLAQMVRDTGRSEKRKEKSSAGSPEASKKPRSCTETSGSNWCTRHQRPLNGYCCTDHRVICSLCASAEHGGHTIARLEEARRKKQGDLRTTQKQLQQILQEQEEKWENLGKMAEQVQEEARQAEDYCESAIVRVIDCLQKHYLSVRELIRAQEEAAAAQVHISLQNLEMKMEEIKKTDAELDSLAQTESSVHFLEDWPHVRRQCEKHHLQPSHELSEDQIRPFEATKTIVEQLGKQLEEFCDKELASISHTGLSGAHRILNEKEVEPKIREDFLRYACELSLDPTTAHKDLTISEGDKKVMFSPHTNKTPAFRHPESFTTRLQVLCREGLQAERCYYEVEIQGEKVEIALAYKGLNRKSRTQLSAFGGNANSWSLDRSKTYSVSHRGDSVQLTTPPSQSRVGVYLKFKEGTLSYYEVTDSMKFLYKVEATFTEPLHPGFWLGENSCIRICDLRQDAL, translated from the exons ATGGCAGAAGCTCGTATCCCTGTGAGCATTAACCACCTCTCCTGTCAGATCTGCAGCAAGCTTCTCCGGGATCCTGTCACTATTCCCTGTGGGCACAACTTCTGCCGGCACTGCATCAGTGATTGCTGGGATCGGGGTGAGAGGAAATGCATCTGTCCCCAATGCAGGAGGGAGTTTACACCGAGACCTCATTTGATCATGAACTCAACTCTTGCTCAAATGGTGAGAGACACCGGGAGGAGTGAGAAAAGGAAGGAGAAGTCTTCAGCAGGGTCCCCGGAGGCATCAAAGAAACCCCGGAGCTGCACAGAAACATCTGGGAGCAATTGGTGCACGCGTCACCAGAGACCACTGAATGGGTACTGCTGCACGGACCACCGGGTCATATGTTCCCTGTGTGCTTCAGCTGAACATGGAGGACACACAATTGCACGGCTGGAGGAAGCAAGGAGGAAAAAGCAG GGGGATCTGAGGACCACTCAGAAACAACTCCAGCAGATTCTGCAGGAGCAAGAGGAGAAATGGGAGAACCTGGGGAAGATGGCTGAGCAGGTTCAG GAGGAGGCCCGACAGGCGGAGGACTACTGTGAAAGCGCCATAGTCAGGGTCATCGACTGCCTCCAGAAACATTACCTGTCGGTGAGGGAGTTGATCAGAGCTCAAGAGgaggcagcagcagctcaggttCACATCTCGCTGCAGAACCTTGAGATGAAGATGGAAGAGATTAAGAAGACCGATGCTGAGCTGGATTCTTTGGCACAGACTGAAAGCAGTGTGCATTTCCTGGAG GACTGGCCACATGTGCGACGTCAGTGTGAAAAACATCATCTCCAGCCTTCCCATGAGCTCTCAGAAGATCAAATTCGCCCGTTTGAGGCAACAAAGACTATTGTTGAACAGCTTGGGAAGCAACTGGAGGAATTCTGCGACAAAGAATTGGCCTCAATCTCTCACACAG GTCTCTCTGGAGCTCACAGGATTCTGAACGAAAAGGAAGTGGAGCCTAAAATCAGAGAAGACTTTCTCCGAT ATGCATGTGAGCTTTCTCTGGACCCGACAACAGCTCATAAGGACCTAACTATATCTGAAGGAGACAAAAAGGTTATGTTTAGCCCACATACAAATAAAACTCCAGCCTTTCGTCACCCAGAGAGCTTCACCACCCGGCTGCAGGTGCTCTGCAGGGAGGGCCTGCAAGCCGAGCGGTGCTACTATGAAGTAGAAATACAAGGAGAGAAGGTGGAAATTGCCCTCGCCTATAAAGGCCTAAACAGGAAATCCCGCACCCAACTGTCAGCATTTGGGGGCAATGCAAACTCTTGGAGTCTGGATCGCTCTAAAACGTATTCTGTGAGCCACCGGGGTGACAGTGTCCAGCTCACGACTCCTCCTTCTCAAAGCAGGGTTGGAGTTTATCTTAAGTTCAAAGAGGGGACCCTGTCTTACTATGAAGTGACGGACAGTATGAAATTTCTCTACAAGGTGGAAGCGACATTCACAGAGCCGCTGCATCCAGGCTTCTGGCTTGGAGAAAATAGTTGCATCAGGATCTGTGATCTGAGACAAGACGCACTGTGA
- the strip1 gene encoding striatin-interacting protein 1 homolog: MDGGGNGGGLPVNNRQRAMLPNKTRGEFPRNSRKDSEGPSEFPDLEFEYSDTDKWAAELSELYSYTEGPEFTLNRKCFEEEFRAHVSDKKWTELDAAQHRAHAMRLLDNLEVIAREKRLKVARAILYMAQGTFAECSSEAEVQHWMRYNIFLLLDVGTFSALIELLNMEMDNSAACSSAVRKPAISLADSTDLRVLLNIMYLMVETIQQDDLADKPEWKIIRETFRAELGSPLFNNEPISVMLFGMVTKFCSGHAPHFPMKKVLLLLWKSILFTLGGFEQLQSIKVHKRGELGLPPLPEDSIRVIRSMRAASPPASASDLIEQQQKRARREHKALIKQDNLDAFNEKDPYKADDSREDEDDNDDNDNSLETETFPLERDETMPPPIPHPPSERVSFPKGLPWAPKVREKDIENFLESSRSKFIGYTLGSDTDTVVGLPRPIHESIKTLKQHKYVSIAEMQIVKEDEYQKTPLSGGEEEVDMSATELLYQGILPSLPQYMIALLKILLAAAPTSKAKTDSINILADVLPEEMPTTVLQSMKLGVDVNRHKEIIVKAISAILLLLLKHFKLNHIYQFEYMAQHLVFANCIPLILKFFNQNIMSYITAKNSISVLDFPYCVVHELPELTAESLEAGDNNQFCWRNLFSCINLLRILNKLTKWKHSRTMMLVVFKSAPILKRALKVKQAMMQLYVLKLLKVQTKYLGRQWRKSNMKTMSAIYQKVRHRLNDDWAYGNDLDARPWDFQAEECALRANIERFNSRRYDKSNSNPDFLPVDNCLQSVLGQRVDLPEDFQMNYDLWLEREVFSKPISWEELLQ; the protein is encoded by the exons ATGGACGGCGGAGGGAACGGTGGTGGGCTACCTGTAAACAACAGACAAAGAGCGATGTTGCCGAACAAAACCAGGGGCGAATTCCCTCGAAATTCAAGGAAAGACTCAGAG GGACCATCTGAATTCCCAGATCTTGAGTTTGAATATTCTGATACAGACAAGTGGGCTGCAGAACTGTCAG AGCTTTACAGTTACACGGAGGGACCAGAATTTACTCTTAACAGAAAGTGCTTTGAGGAGGAATTCAGAGCTCATG TGTCTGATAAGAAGTGGACAGAGCTGGATGCAGCTCAGCACAGAGCTCATGCAATGCGCCTCTTGGACAATTTGGAAGTCATCGCTCGCGAAAAAAGATTGAAGGTTGCACGGGCCATTCTCTACATGGCTCAGG GGACATTTGCAGAGTGCAGCTCCGAGGCAGAGGTACAGCATTGGATGAGATACAACATATTTCTGCTGCTGgatgtggggaccttttctgcATTGATAGAGCTGCTCAACATGGAGATGGA TAACAGTGCTGCCTGTAGTAGCGCAGTCAGGAAACCAGCCATCTCCCTCGCTGACAGCACTGATCTTAGGGTGCTGCTTAATATAATGTACCTCATGGTGGAGACAATCCAACAGGATGACCTAGCTGACAAACCTGAATGGAAAATCATCAGGGAAACCTTCAGAGCAGAACTGG GATCTCCTTTGTTCAACAATGAGCCCATTTCTGTCATGCTCTTTGGTATGGTTACCAAGTTCTGTAGTGGCCATGCCCCTCACTTCCCAATGAAGAAGGTGTTACTGCTGTTGTGGAAGAGTATACTG TTCACACTCGGAGGGTTTGAGCAACTCCAGAGCATCAAAGTACATAAACGAGGAGAACTGGGTCTTCCTCCTCTCCCAGAGGACAGCATTCGAGTCATTCGCAGCATGAGGGCAGCTTCTCCTCCTGCCTCAGCATCTGACCTCATTGAGCAGCAACAAAAAAGGGCTCGCCGTGAACACAAG GCGCTGATCAAACAGGACAACCTGGATGCATTCAATGAGAAGGATCCCTACAAGGCTGACGACTCTCGTGAAGATGAGGACGACAATGATGACAACGACAACTCTTTAGAGACAGAGACTTTCCCATTAGAAAGAGACGAAACCATGCCTCCACCCATTCCTCACCCTCCATCAGAGAGGGTTTCCTTCCCCAAGGGACTGCCGTGGGCTCCTAAAGTCAG AGAAAAAGACATTGAGAATTTTCTGGAATCAAGTCGAAGTAAATTCATTGGTTACACGCTTGGGAG CGATACAGATACGGTGGTCGGCTTACCCAGGCCAATTCATGAGAGCATCAAAACATTAAAGCAG caTAAGTATGTTTCTATAGCAGAAATGCAGATTGTAAAGGAGGATGAATACCAGAAAACCCCTCTGTCTGGT ggtgaagaggaggtggaCATGTCTGCCACTGAGCTGCTCTACCAGGGAATTTTGCCTAGTTTGCCTCAGTACATG ATCGCGCTGCTGAAGATACTCCTCGCTGCTGCTCCAACATCCAAAGCCAAAACTGACTCCATTAACATCTTAGCAGACGTGCTGCCGGAAGAGATGCC GACCACGGTGCTGCAAAGCATGAAGCTCGGTGTCGATGTCAACCGGCACAAAGAGATCATTGTGAAAGCAATCTCTGCCATCCTGCTCCTGCTACTGAAACACTTCAAACTGAATCACATCTACCAG TTTGAGTACATGGCTCAACACCTGGTGTTTGCCAACTGCATCCCGCTCATCCTGAAGTTCTTCAACCAGAACATCATGTCTTACATCACAGCCAAGAATAG CATTTCAGTACTTGACTTTCCATATTGTGTGGTGCATGAGCTTCCAGAGTTGACTGCAGAGAGTTTG GAAGCTGGAGATAACAACCAGTTTTGCTGGAGAAATCTGTTTTCATGCATCAACCTGCTAAGGATCCTGAATAAGTTGACCAAGTGGAAGCACTCCAGAACAATG ATGCTGGTGGTGTTTAAGTCGGCCCCCATCCTGAAGAGGGCGCTGAAGGTCAAGCAGGCCATGATGCAGCTCTATGTTCTGAAACTGCTCAAAGTCCAGACCAAATACCTGGGGAGGCAGTGGAGGAAGAGCAACATGAAGACCATGTCTGCTATCTACCAGAAAGTCCGACATCGCCTCAACGATGACTGGGCCTATGGAAACG ATCTGGATGCTCGTCCCTGGGACTTCCAGGCTGAGGAGTGCGCCCTGCGCGCCAACATCGAGCGCTTCAACAGTCGTCGCTACGACAAGAGCAACAGCAATCCCGACTTCCTGCCTGTGGACAACTGCCTGCAGAGTGTTCTGGGACAGAGAGTGGACCTACCTGAGGACTTCCAAATGAACTATGACCTTTGGCTGGAGCGGGAGGTCTTCTCCAAACCCATATCCTGGGAAGAACTGCTACAGTGA